A section of the Streptomyces sp. 6-11-2 genome encodes:
- a CDS encoding VOC family protein: MDITIHTSYLPHDDPDASLAFYRDVLGFEVRSDVGQGRMRWITVGPAGQPDTSLLLAPPAADPGVTEDERRTITEMMAKGTYGWILLATPDLDATFEKVQAGDTEVVQEPTEQPYGIRDCAFRDPAGNLVRIQELR, from the coding sequence ATGGACATCACCATTCATACGAGTTACCTGCCGCACGACGACCCGGACGCGTCGCTCGCCTTCTACCGCGATGTTCTCGGCTTCGAGGTCCGCAGCGACGTCGGGCAGGGCAGGATGCGCTGGATCACGGTCGGCCCGGCCGGTCAGCCCGACACGTCCCTCCTCCTGGCGCCGCCGGCCGCCGACCCGGGAGTCACCGAGGACGAGCGCCGCACCATCACCGAGATGATGGCGAAAGGCACCTACGGCTGGATCCTGCTGGCCACCCCGGACCTCGACGCCACGTTCGAGAAGGTACAGGCCGGTGACACCGAGGTCGTCCAGGAGCCGACCGAGCAGCCGTACGGCATCCGTGACTGCGCCTTCCGCGACCCCGCGGGCAACCTGGTCCGCATCCAGGAGCTTCGCTGA